CATATTGATGACAAATCAAACGGATTTCTTTTCCCAGCCAATAACTCGTTATGTAGGTGAGCACACCGCGGATCTGCAAGGAGCGGAGTTGGTAGCATTTATTAGCCAGCTTTATAATTATGTGGACGAAGAGTCTTTAGATAAGCTACAAAAGAGTAACTTCTTTTATTGGCTCACTTATGCTCTTTATTGCGCTGTAAAGTCATTGGATACGGAGGTAATTAAACTTATTTCTGCGCTAACAATAAAAATTTTAAACCAAGACTCTCGCGCCTTAGAGGTAATGTTTCAGCAGTCATATAGTAGTGGTGCGTTTGAAGGGCAAAGCCTTTTTTATGCGTGGATGAATAATTACTATTCGCTGGTTTTTAGTACGAAAAAACATCCTGATTCTTTATTGGCACTTAATTCCCTATTTAAGAAGCTTTTGGATACCGAAGAATTTGAATTTTGTTCTATGCTAGTAAAAGAAAATGAAGGCAAGGGAATAGAGGAGGGCAAGAATCCACTTTTAGCTTTGCTTCGCGCCTTGCTTCAGTCGGTTACATTAATAAATAATCGCGTAGAAACCTCACGAATCGCTACACTGTTTCAGCAATGCATACAGAAAGAACCGGAGATTATGGCGGAAGCACTGACCAAAGAATTTACCCGTAGTTTATTCAAGGGGAAGAGCAATCTGTATGTAGTGTTTAGTGCTTTATTGCAAGCAGGTGCTCATGATTCAGATCTGGTAACAATAATTCAAACCGAGTTATTGCAGGTTTTCGATACAAATCCCCAGGCATTTCTCAGGGATTTATATAAAGTAATTGCACTAGGGCCTTATAAGGGTCTATCCTCACTACATCTTATCTTGTTAACCCTTGTTGAGGCTGCGTATATTGACGATAATTCTGCAGCGTTAACGCAATTAATGACGATTATTTCTCGATTAGATTCCTACCATGCAAAAGAAGCAGCAGGAATGAGTGATTTGGTGTTATTGGAGCCAATTACAACAGGAGCTTATAACGGACTTAATGGGATGATGTTTTTAACTAGGGCATTAAAGGCAGGGAGCGAACATAATCTTGATATAGAGCCTATTGCAAAAAAGATTGAGCAGTTAATCAAAACTAGCCCTGTCGCGAAATTAATGGTTGCGTTGAGCCAGAATAATCCAGAAAGTTCAGTACCTGAATATGCCATATCCTCTTTAGAGCAGTTAGTAAAACAAGTTGAGTTCAATGAGTCCACCGAGATACCTTCTTATCTCATTAACATTTTCAGTAGCATTCCTGCCGCTCTGATAACTCAGTTAAATACAACATTTTCTCCTGGGTTTTCAAATAAATTGAATCAGATTTATCAGCGTATCAGTAAAGATGATCTTGCTCGCCAGGCACAAGAGATGGCTCAAAATGATAATCTTAATAGGACTGCTAGCGATAGGGGCGATCTCCCACCTTTTTTTTCTGAGAAAAATCTTAAAAGAAATGATGATAAAGAATTAAAAGAACTCTCTTTAAGTGTTCCGAAAAGGCGATTATAGGGAATAATGCCATATTTGCTCTAAATTAGATCATAATGATCTTAAAAAGCTTGAACTGTACTCTTTGATCATTTAGAATATCATATATACAAGATGATTTTAACTCAGTCTTATTGGTGATAGTTATGACAGCTCCTTTTTTTATTTTACTAAAGAAAAGACATGTAGTGCCTCTCATGCACTCATTTAAATCAGAAGAGTCCGAAGAGTTACAACTTCTTGTTGCCACAGGTGATAAACAAGAATATCGAAAAAGAGTAGAAGAATATAAAGAAGTAGGAAGATACTTTCGATTAACGAAAGGTAAGGTATTTGAAACGACATACGAAGATCAGGAAAGGGGGTTGAAGAAACAAACGATCGAAGTTCGTGTTGCCCTACAAGTTAAAGGCCATAGTCTGACATGGTATTTCTGGACTGCTGGTGAATACATGGATCAATACCCCCAAGAATTTCGTGATAAACTTTACAATGCAGCTGCTTTAGCGCACCAAGAGGTAGTAAATGGCTGTGATATGTACTATCGAGGCAGTAACGCGGTACACATAAAATTAATGCATCATCTCGAAGATGAATCGAATCACAACCATAATCATTATCGTCTAAGAGATAATAAACCCTACACACCTGATGATTTTAATCAGCATATGCAAGCACTTAAAAAAAGCTCCATCCATTTAGAGTTTTTTAATGAGGGTGAGATTGAGAAACTGTGTGAAAAATTTATGACATATTATTTAGATTGGACGAAAAAAGAAGAAGTCGAAAAGTCTAAAGAGGAAGAGTATTTCAGTCATCCTTCGCAACAATTAAATGTGATTGATGTTTTGGAGCTAGGATTATTTGGAGGCATGCAAGAGCCTTGCCGCCTGAAACCAGATGAGCTGAAAATGGATTTTGATCAAGCTAGAGAAGGGATTCAATCAATTGTAAGCGAGGATGCTGAGGATGAGTTACAGCGCTCGCTGAGGATTGCTGACTTGATTAAGAAAGTGCAAGCAGAATACGACGAAATCCTAGAACATCGGAAAGCTTATGGAAGCCGGGGACTTCATTCGGCAATTGCTTCTTCACGCCAAGTTGAGGGTTCTCAAAATGCAGTTGTTAAAGCCAATATGGGTATGGATGATGCTAAGGACCGTAAAGAGCATGTTAAGATTCCTACTTGGGCAAAGAAAGCGATTGATGATTATCATAAGGGAATGGATGGCTTAATTGAGCAGGCTGTTAAACGATTACCCGGTATACAGGAAAGGAAAATTGTTTTGATGGCGCTTGAAGCTTTAACAAAATTAGAGGAGCAACCAGAGTCCATCGACGCCGCGATCGAGGTAATTAAAAAGCTTAGTGGCATCGACTTATTGGATGTTTCCGCCTTTGTTAGTACATCAGAAGTCAGGTACAAAACACTTTTTTGAATGTAATGGGGCAAACAACCAAGGAGGCTCAGGATCTGTCTGCTGATCAAGCTTTACCAAAAAAGATAGAAAATTTGACCTTTAAAATATTAGTTGAATATTGAGGAATTAAAAATGGGTAACACTCCTGGCTCAAAATTTTTTAACGCTGATAATGCGAAGGAAAAGGTGCAAAGATTAATTAGGTTTTTAAAAGCTGAACCTCAAATTAGTGAAATAAACACGTTTAGCCAAAAGCTAGAGCAGCTTCGCGAAAATTTAGCTCATGCGAAAACAACGGATAGGATTGTTGCTATAACATACCAAATGATTGGACTGCAAAAGGAGATTCGAAGCTATCTTGAGACTCAAAAAGCAGATTTACAAATTATTGTTGATCCTAGAGTTGAGCGGAAGTTATTGCAACTTTTAGAGCGTCAAGAGAATGCTGGTATTAGGATCCTATTTGCATATACAGATATGGCGACGAAAAGCATTAGTGAGGCTGTGGAACAAGTAGCTATGGAGGATATGTATTCTTCGTTATCTGAGGAGAATAAAACAGAGGCTCAGCGGTTTATTCATTCTTTAAGCTCCCTTCAACCATTTGCTCAGCAAATGAATACAAAATACAAGGAGTTTGCTGAGATTCTGGATCAGGTGGATTCTATGGACGAGATAGACGCTATTGAGCAGCATATCGATTCTCTTAATAGTATTTTTGTAAAGGAGCTTCCTAAATTAATTTATATTCCCAGAGATCAAGAAACATTCCGTGCTGTAATGGAGGTAGTAAAAAAGAACCCGAATTTGAGTGATATTCTACTTGCCTTTAAACCGCAAAAGGTTTTATTCAACAACATAATGGACGCGAAGACTGAAGTTATTTTAAACGCCACCCCATCTCTTTAGGGTTAAGCTAAATCTGGACTAGACCTTTCATAAAGAAACATTCTAAACAATTGAACCGGTAACAACCGGTTTAATTGTTTTCAGTATTTGTAATTTTAAAAATTTAAAACAAAACACTGTTATTGCATCGCCGGATTTGTGAGTGATGCATTATACATATCGTGAAGAAAAATAGGAAATAGAAAAACATAGCCCGTATTAAGCCTTTACTTAAAAACAGACTACGTTTTGGGGAGTTGCTATAACAAGCAGCGAATTAAGCAGCCATTGCCTTAACACGAGCAGCCAGGCGGCTTTTAATACGAGCAGCTTTATTCTTATGAATCAAGCCCTTGCACGCAGCTTTATCGATAACTGGTTGTGCTTTAGCATAAGCTGCAGTAGCGTCTTCTTTGTTGCCTGCTTCAACTGCTTTTAACACATTTTTGATGTATGTACGAAACATAGAACGTGCGCTGGCATTGTGTTTACGCAGTTTCACGTTTTGGCGAGCACGTTTGATCGCTGATTTAATATTTGCCACTTAAAAATCTCCACTCATTCAGATGGTACAAAAGATGGTGATCTTGCCCAATGGACTAGACTTTGTCAATAGAATTCTGTATATATCTGTCAATACCGGGCATTAAAATTATGTATGTTTCGCTATTTAGGTATATCATAAGGGATTCATTTAATAATCGATAGAAATATGTCTGCTACGAAAACCGATATTATGATTCCTAAACGACAAAGTTTGTTGCGTTCAACCACCTTAGTGTCCTTAATGACATTCATTTCACGCATGATGGGATTTGCTCGTGATATGGTGTTGGCTAATTTTTTTGGCGCCCAAGCGGGAATGGATGCTTTTTTTGTAGCCTTTCGTATTCCTAACTTTATGCGCCGCCTTTTTGCGGAAGGGGCTTTTGCACAAGCCTTTGTTCCTGTGCTGGCCGAATATCAAAAAACACGCTCGCCTGATGATGTGCGTGTTTTTATCGCACGGATTGCTGGCTATCTAGGATCAATTCTTACTGTAGTTACTATTATAGGTATATTCGCCGCACCAATTATTGTTTTCTTATTTGCTCCAGGTTTTAGTCATGATGGTGGTCGTGCACAATTAACTACGGAAATGTTGCGCATTACATTCCCTTTTTTAATGTTAGTTTCCCTCACTGCAATGTCAGGAGCTGTACTCAATACCTATGGTTATTTTGCGATACCTGCAATTACCCCGGTATTACTCAATATTAGCATGATTTTAGCGGCGTTTTATTTGTGCCCCCACTTACCCCAGCCCGTAGTTGGCATAGCTTGGGGAGTATTGATTGCAGGGATTATCCAATTATTATTTCAATTGCCTTTTTTATATCGACGAAACCTCTTAGTTCGACCACGCTTGGTTCGTAATGATCCAGGAGTGAATCGCGTACTTAAATTGATGGTTCCAGCATTATTTGGTGTTTCCATCGCTCAGTTGAATTTAATGGTAGATAGTGTTTTTGCCTCATTCTTAAAGGTGGGTAGCGTATCCTGGCTTTATTATACTGATCGCCTAACTGATTTTCCTTTGGGGGTATTTGGGGTGGCTATTGCGACTGTAATTTTGCCACATCTTTCCAGACGCCATGCAGAACAAAGTGTTACTCATTATTCACAGGCACTAGATTGGGGATTACGTTCCATCTTGCTTATTGGCATACCTGCTGGATTAGGTTTGTGTTTATTTTCTATGCCATTGATTGTGAGTTGTTTTGCTTATGGGAAATTTGTCGCTAATGATGTACTCCAAACGCAAAAAAGTTTGATTACTTTAGCATCAGGGGTGCCCGCATTTATGATGATTAAAGTATTGGCTTCGGGTTTTTATGCGCGTCAGGATATTAGTACCCCGGTAAAAGTAGGGGCTTTGGCAATGGTTGTTAACACCATATTATGTGCTTTATTCGTTTGGCATTTTGCTCATGCAGGCTTAACTTTAGCGTCTGCCTTGGCCGGCTATGTGAATTGTGGGCTTCTTTTATTTCTACTCATTAAGCGTAAAGTATACCTACCTTCACCAGGTTGGTTAAAATATAGTATACAATTAGTATGTGCTAACGCAGCGATTAGCATTTACTTAATCCTAATGGG
Above is a genomic segment from Legionella lytica containing:
- the murJ gene encoding murein biosynthesis integral membrane protein MurJ encodes the protein MSATKTDIMIPKRQSLLRSTTLVSLMTFISRMMGFARDMVLANFFGAQAGMDAFFVAFRIPNFMRRLFAEGAFAQAFVPVLAEYQKTRSPDDVRVFIARIAGYLGSILTVVTIIGIFAAPIIVFLFAPGFSHDGGRAQLTTEMLRITFPFLMLVSLTAMSGAVLNTYGYFAIPAITPVLLNISMILAAFYLCPHLPQPVVGIAWGVLIAGIIQLLFQLPFLYRRNLLVRPRLVRNDPGVNRVLKLMVPALFGVSIAQLNLMVDSVFASFLKVGSVSWLYYTDRLTDFPLGVFGVAIATVILPHLSRRHAEQSVTHYSQALDWGLRSILLIGIPAGLGLCLFSMPLIVSCFAYGKFVANDVLQTQKSLITLASGVPAFMMIKVLASGFYARQDISTPVKVGALAMVVNTILCALFVWHFAHAGLTLASALAGYVNCGLLLFLLIKRKVYLPSPGWLKYSIQLVCANAAISIYLILMGGTLDYWLNLEPVARLGLLGAHVLAVVVIYLFVLGLTGLRPNHFRGQMKE
- the rpsT gene encoding 30S ribosomal protein S20 yields the protein MANIKSAIKRARQNVKLRKHNASARSMFRTYIKNVLKAVEAGNKEDATAAYAKAQPVIDKAACKGLIHKNKAARIKSRLAARVKAMAA
- a CDS encoding biogenesis of lysosome-related organelles complex 1 subunit 2, producing the protein MGNTPGSKFFNADNAKEKVQRLIRFLKAEPQISEINTFSQKLEQLRENLAHAKTTDRIVAITYQMIGLQKEIRSYLETQKADLQIIVDPRVERKLLQLLERQENAGIRILFAYTDMATKSISEAVEQVAMEDMYSSLSEENKTEAQRFIHSLSSLQPFAQQMNTKYKEFAEILDQVDSMDEIDAIEQHIDSLNSIFVKELPKLIYIPRDQETFRAVMEVVKKNPNLSDILLAFKPQKVLFNNIMDAKTEVILNATPSL